The following proteins are encoded in a genomic region of Gimesia algae:
- a CDS encoding efflux RND transporter periplasmic adaptor subunit, with product MKSYHNLIKGLSISAFSMTAALMGCSVETDVTRLKKPSQPVPVEMVSLTQEQITRTTTQPATVLPYYQTEIRAKVSGYVKEVKADIGDYVKQGTILAVIDVPELQKQRQIIEARITQSESEEKRAEAGIQLSHANVQSAEARLLQAKSELNRTKALVAAAEAEFARTSDLVQRRSLESRVLDEVRKKRDSELANQQTMSSAINSASADVVVARAKQKSAEADLQVAKSRTSIARHQLEELDVLLNYASIKAPFSGMITGRTVNPGDLVREGNEVGKGEPLFEIDQIEKVRVEIPVPEVDAAFISRGDVVKLSFPSFPAEEELKVAVTRFTGKLDPHTRTMLVEAEVQNPSRKLIPGMFGQATISLGSPAAANMLPARAIRFESGKAFVYAVTDDIVSIVPVTTGMDNGNSIEILSGLQPGQKVVDAHLKRFKTGEKVAPIH from the coding sequence ATGAAGTCATACCATAACCTGATTAAGGGTCTCAGCATCAGCGCGTTTTCGATGACTGCTGCTTTGATGGGTTGCTCTGTTGAAACTGATGTCACGCGCCTGAAAAAGCCATCCCAGCCCGTTCCCGTTGAGATGGTTTCCCTGACTCAGGAACAGATCACCAGAACCACAACACAACCTGCCACCGTCCTGCCTTACTATCAGACAGAGATTCGAGCTAAGGTCAGCGGCTATGTGAAAGAGGTCAAAGCTGATATCGGCGATTACGTCAAACAGGGAACAATTCTGGCTGTCATCGATGTCCCCGAACTGCAGAAACAGCGTCAGATCATAGAAGCACGAATCACTCAGTCTGAATCTGAGGAAAAACGGGCCGAGGCCGGAATTCAATTGAGCCATGCCAACGTACAGTCTGCAGAAGCAAGATTGCTGCAGGCGAAATCGGAACTGAACCGTACGAAGGCTCTGGTAGCAGCAGCAGAAGCAGAGTTTGCCAGAACCAGTGATCTGGTACAACGGAGATCGCTGGAAAGCCGTGTGCTTGATGAGGTTCGTAAAAAACGCGATTCCGAACTGGCCAACCAGCAAACCATGAGTTCTGCCATTAACTCCGCCAGCGCCGATGTGGTAGTTGCCAGGGCAAAACAGAAATCTGCCGAAGCTGACCTGCAGGTCGCAAAATCACGAACATCAATCGCCCGGCACCAGTTGGAAGAACTGGATGTACTGTTAAATTATGCCAGTATCAAAGCACCTTTCTCAGGGATGATCACGGGACGCACCGTCAATCCAGGAGACTTGGTGCGCGAAGGAAATGAAGTTGGTAAAGGTGAACCACTGTTTGAGATTGACCAGATTGAGAAAGTGCGCGTTGAGATACCTGTTCCCGAAGTTGATGCCGCCTTCATCAGTCGAGGGGATGTGGTAAAATTGAGCTTCCCTTCTTTCCCGGCAGAGGAAGAACTCAAAGTCGCAGTGACTCGATTCACGGGAAAACTCGACCCCCACACACGCACGATGCTTGTCGAGGCGGAAGTCCAGAACCCGTCCCGAAAACTCATCCCCGGGATGTTCGGCCAGGCAACCATCTCGCTGGGTTCGCCTGCTGCTGCAAACATGCTGCCTGCAAGAGCAATTCGTTTTGAATCGGGGAAAGCCTTTGTCTATGCGGTGACTGATGACATCGTTTCCATCGTTCCTGTGACCACAGGCATGGACAACGGCAATTCGATCGAGATTCTGTCCGGACTCCAACCGGGGCAGAAAGTCGTGGATGCCCATTTGAAGCGCTTTAAGACCGGCGAGAAAGTTGCACCCATCCACTAA
- a CDS encoding TolC family protein, translated as MGLRRSRLWIGFGLACLTGCSTVQTAFTGSADDRPDVPNRASILADNELDEVLLARPSRNTRYLSKKKASLVSLKPRIPASAGVAAQKNDIPALSVNQIERVEHEINARTSKPEPAIGTLTVNGKTYRVQLQEEIVEPATVPEIINTASVNVPPPAPGTLPIADFDQSEFTPAAEDALRLNLPTALSMIGGEHPVVGFAQWRVQEAYARLDQANVLWLPSIQPGFSFDRHDGNLQPSDGSIVDVNRNSFQYGLGAGATGAGTTPVPGLVARFHLADAIFQPEIAEKTAWARGHAVDGALNEQLYKVASAYLELLESEQNLRILEETRNHTAGLAKLTQDYAVTGQGLQADADRMKTELTLDQNRVVTGREKISLASARLSETLSIDSGQAIVPLDFTVVPLELVDPDLDKGTLISTGLANRPELKEAQALVAVACEQYKRQRYAPFIPSVLLGFSSGGFGGGLSDSLNDVGGRYDFDALVTWEIRNLGFGEGAARRETQAQIEQAKFQQIKMLDQVAREISEAQTQVKHRAESIKITREGIKAAEESYQRNLSRIREGQGLPIEVLQSVRALDAARHAYLTSVVQYNQAQFRLQWALGWPVFDPSEPVEDGLRLPQ; from the coding sequence ATGGGGCTACGCAGGAGCAGGCTATGGATTGGATTCGGGCTTGCCTGTCTGACTGGTTGTTCGACAGTTCAAACCGCTTTCACCGGCTCTGCAGATGACAGACCTGATGTTCCCAATCGTGCATCGATTCTGGCCGATAATGAACTGGATGAAGTTCTCCTGGCCCGCCCCTCCCGCAATACACGTTATCTGTCTAAGAAAAAAGCCAGCCTGGTCAGTTTAAAGCCGCGGATTCCAGCCTCTGCTGGTGTTGCTGCTCAAAAGAACGACATACCTGCCTTGTCTGTAAATCAAATTGAGAGGGTCGAGCATGAGATTAATGCCCGGACTTCAAAGCCAGAGCCTGCCATCGGGACTTTGACCGTCAACGGTAAAACGTATCGAGTGCAGTTACAGGAGGAGATCGTGGAACCAGCGACTGTTCCTGAAATCATTAACACCGCTTCAGTAAATGTACCGCCACCCGCCCCGGGGACTCTGCCGATTGCGGACTTTGATCAGTCAGAGTTCACGCCTGCTGCCGAGGATGCGCTGCGTCTCAATTTACCCACGGCCTTGTCGATGATCGGGGGAGAACATCCTGTTGTAGGTTTTGCCCAATGGCGGGTCCAGGAAGCATACGCAAGGCTGGATCAGGCCAATGTGCTCTGGCTGCCTTCAATCCAGCCCGGTTTCAGTTTTGATCGGCACGATGGAAATCTGCAGCCCAGTGACGGCTCGATTGTGGATGTCAATCGCAATTCGTTTCAGTACGGTCTTGGTGCAGGAGCAACAGGGGCGGGAACAACTCCGGTCCCTGGTTTAGTGGCTCGATTTCATCTGGCCGATGCGATCTTTCAGCCTGAGATTGCTGAGAAGACTGCCTGGGCGAGAGGGCATGCTGTTGACGGTGCGTTGAACGAGCAGCTGTATAAAGTCGCGTCAGCTTATCTGGAATTGCTCGAATCTGAACAGAACTTGCGGATCCTGGAAGAAACAAGAAATCACACAGCCGGCTTGGCCAAACTGACGCAGGACTATGCGGTGACCGGTCAGGGGCTGCAGGCTGATGCCGATCGAATGAAAACAGAATTGACCCTGGATCAGAATCGCGTGGTGACGGGGCGTGAAAAGATCTCGCTTGCCTCGGCGCGGCTTTCAGAAACACTCAGTATTGATTCAGGCCAGGCCATTGTGCCTCTTGATTTCACCGTTGTTCCACTTGAACTGGTGGATCCCGATTTAGATAAAGGAACTCTCATCAGCACGGGTCTTGCAAATCGTCCCGAACTGAAGGAAGCACAGGCGCTGGTTGCCGTTGCCTGTGAACAATATAAGCGACAGCGATATGCTCCGTTCATTCCCAGTGTTCTGCTGGGTTTCAGTAGTGGTGGTTTTGGCGGGGGGCTGAGTGACAGCTTGAATGATGTGGGAGGCCGTTACGATTTTGATGCGCTGGTGACCTGGGAAATTCGGAACCTGGGCTTTGGGGAAGGGGCCGCCCGCAGAGAAACTCAGGCACAAATTGAACAGGCAAAGTTCCAGCAGATAAAAATGCTCGATCAGGTTGCACGCGAAATTTCAGAAGCCCAGACTCAAGTGAAGCACCGGGCTGAAAGCATTAAGATTACTCGAGAAGGAATCAAAGCTGCCGAAGAGTCCTACCAGAGAAATCTGAGTCGAATTCGTGAGGGGCAGGGACTGCCGATAGAGGTTTTACAGTCGGTAAGAGCGCTGGATGCTGCACGTCATGCTTATCTGACTTCCGTTGTCCAGTACAATCAGGCGCAGTTTCGACTGCAGTGGGCATTAGGCTGGCCTGTCTTTGATCCATCGGAACCTGTTGAGGATGGTTTAAGACTGCCTCAGTGA
- a CDS encoding type I 3-dehydroquinate dehydratase, giving the protein MICISVTPESRSFAKVDILNAAAQSDLVELCLDRLIKTPDIGDLISGFDTPILVSCRRPEDGGQFKGTEAERIQLLKQAIIAEPAYIELDLETATQIPRFGKTKRVISYTSLKKPLSQVDDIFDEMTEARADVIKFTWPTPTLQTAWPLLATISQKRDIPVVGLGLGAAGITFSLLGVKYGSPWIYAALEKGMEAFEGQPTVAELNEVFHYPKISAKTRFIGVAGLGVAERRTIEVFNKASEQLGLDYVCLPLVINDFKQVHKMLGILKIRSLVVSPRMGEFILPLAEHLEESSEKTGYGDLQLNQPDGWHAYDTVRRSAIKSLEATLEKKSPGSNSAFQRKNILVLGQSGLTKAVVHSLTQQGAVVSVTSQNDKAAQGIARTFDVRYVPFANLYDTLADVVVQTDPELKLGHSKEQLNPSYLRESMTVMDISQLPESTELMKEAENRGCEIVCVDDVYRRQLSQIFKAITAAEIPDEVFETRSEYTR; this is encoded by the coding sequence ATGATTTGTATTTCTGTGACTCCGGAATCCCGTAGTTTTGCCAAGGTGGATATTCTGAATGCCGCTGCCCAGTCTGATCTGGTGGAACTCTGTCTGGATCGCCTGATTAAAACTCCCGATATTGGTGACCTGATTTCCGGCTTTGATACACCGATATTAGTGTCCTGCCGACGCCCGGAAGACGGGGGACAGTTCAAAGGGACGGAAGCGGAACGGATTCAACTGCTGAAGCAGGCGATTATTGCGGAGCCGGCTTACATTGAACTGGATCTGGAAACCGCAACGCAGATTCCCCGCTTCGGAAAGACCAAACGGGTCATCAGTTATACCAGCCTGAAAAAACCACTGTCGCAGGTCGATGATATTTTTGACGAAATGACGGAAGCCAGAGCCGACGTGATTAAATTCACCTGGCCGACACCGACGTTGCAGACCGCGTGGCCTCTGCTGGCGACGATCAGTCAGAAGCGGGACATCCCGGTGGTCGGTCTGGGGCTGGGTGCGGCTGGCATTACCTTTTCCCTGCTGGGGGTGAAGTATGGCAGTCCGTGGATTTATGCGGCGCTGGAGAAAGGCATGGAAGCCTTTGAAGGACAGCCTACGGTGGCGGAACTGAACGAGGTCTTTCACTATCCGAAAATTTCGGCGAAAACCCGGTTCATCGGCGTTGCGGGGCTGGGAGTCGCAGAGCGACGGACGATTGAAGTCTTCAATAAAGCTTCGGAACAACTGGGTCTGGATTACGTCTGCCTGCCTCTGGTGATCAATGATTTCAAACAGGTCCACAAGATGCTGGGGATTCTTAAGATCCGTTCGCTGGTGGTGAGCCCGCGGATGGGCGAGTTCATCCTGCCTCTGGCGGAGCATCTGGAAGAGTCTTCTGAAAAGACCGGCTACGGCGATCTGCAACTAAATCAACCCGATGGCTGGCACGCGTATGATACCGTCAGACGAAGTGCGATCAAGAGTCTGGAAGCGACACTCGAAAAGAAATCACCGGGGTCCAATTCGGCATTTCAGCGCAAAAACATTTTGGTGCTGGGGCAAAGTGGATTGACGAAAGCGGTGGTGCACAGTCTGACTCAGCAGGGTGCCGTCGTGAGTGTGACTTCCCAGAATGATAAAGCCGCCCAGGGCATTGCCCGTACCTTCGATGTGCGTTATGTGCCCTTCGCGAATCTGTATGACACGCTGGCCGATGTGGTTGTGCAGACCGACCCTGAATTAAAACTGGGGCACAGCAAAGAGCAACTGAATCCATCGTATCTGCGGGAGAGCATGACGGTCATGGATATCAGCCAGTTACCAGAGTCAACCGAACTGATGAAGGAAGCCGAGAACAGGGGCTGCGAAATCGTATGTGTGGATGACGTCTACCGCAGACAGCTCAGCCAGATTTTCAAGGCGATTACCGCTGCCGAGATCCCGGACGAAGTGTTTGAAACCCGTAGCGAGTACACGCGTTAA
- a CDS encoding heavy metal translocating P-type ATPase: MNEPANELIFKIQDMDCVEEVAILKRELSPLVGGEEHLFFDVLNRRMTVRSQPEDVSAESIMQTISQTGMRAELWNDDTKQAEKGTLWSRQGRTILTTLSGTCMGTAFLTHVFLTGSFGAALGAEQTAHAAMPLPVRLQYLAAIIAGIWFVLPKAWFSLKRFRPDMNLLMFTAVVGALCIDEWFEAAAVAFLFAFSQLLEAWSVGRARRAVAALMDLSTPIARVRDADGNEITVNAESVEVGTTFIIRPGEKIPLDGEVIKGISEVNQAPITGESIPVGKRETDEIYAGTINGDGLLEAKCTKLAENTVLAQIIRMVGEAQSKRAPSELWVEKFAKVYTPIVMALALLVLITLPTLFQASWDNAVYRALVLLVIACPCALVISTPVSIVAALAAAARNGVLIKGGVFVETPAHLQALALDKTGTLTRGRPVVTKIVPLNGHTESELLERAAALESHSNHPLAVAILDAAAEQQVSYQAAEDYQIIQGKGATATIQGREFWLGSHRYLEERKEETAEVHQQLEALSNAGQTVVVIGNESHVCGFIALADQVRETSAAVVRDLHQAGIKQLVMLTGDNAGTAQAVANEVGMDQVHSELLPEDKVAVIEALVQEFEYVAMVGDGVNDAPAMSRASLGIAMGAAGSDVAIESADIALMTDDLTRIPWLINHSRRTLKIIRQNIIFALSIKVLFMLLMLMNHASLWAAIAADMGASLLVIFNGLRLLQSPAVNVSEKN, translated from the coding sequence ATGAATGAACCAGCCAACGAACTGATTTTCAAAATTCAGGATATGGATTGTGTCGAAGAAGTGGCCATTCTCAAGCGGGAACTTTCTCCCCTGGTCGGCGGTGAAGAACATCTGTTTTTTGACGTGCTTAACAGAAGAATGACAGTCCGCTCACAGCCGGAAGACGTTTCTGCGGAATCGATCATGCAAACCATCAGCCAGACCGGCATGCGGGCCGAGCTCTGGAATGACGACACGAAACAGGCCGAGAAAGGCACACTCTGGTCTCGTCAGGGGCGAACCATACTGACCACCCTCAGTGGCACATGCATGGGAACCGCGTTTCTGACACACGTTTTTCTGACCGGCAGTTTCGGAGCCGCCCTGGGTGCGGAACAGACGGCGCATGCCGCAATGCCGCTCCCGGTGCGCCTGCAATACCTGGCCGCCATCATTGCCGGCATCTGGTTTGTGTTGCCCAAAGCCTGGTTTTCCCTCAAGCGATTCCGCCCCGATATGAACCTGCTGATGTTTACCGCCGTTGTCGGCGCACTCTGCATAGATGAATGGTTTGAAGCGGCAGCGGTCGCGTTTCTGTTTGCCTTCTCACAACTGCTCGAAGCCTGGAGCGTCGGCCGCGCACGCCGCGCCGTCGCCGCTTTGATGGATCTCTCCACACCCATTGCCCGCGTGCGCGATGCAGACGGTAATGAAATCACCGTCAACGCCGAATCCGTTGAAGTCGGTACCACCTTTATCATTCGCCCCGGAGAAAAAATCCCCTTGGATGGCGAGGTTATCAAAGGAATCAGCGAAGTCAATCAGGCACCCATCACCGGGGAATCGATACCAGTCGGAAAACGGGAGACGGATGAAATTTACGCCGGTACGATTAACGGCGATGGGCTGCTGGAAGCGAAATGTACCAAACTGGCGGAAAATACCGTCCTGGCGCAGATCATCCGCATGGTCGGAGAAGCTCAGTCGAAGCGGGCCCCTTCGGAACTCTGGGTCGAAAAATTTGCCAAAGTCTATACACCGATTGTGATGGCACTCGCGTTGCTCGTCCTGATCACTTTGCCCACGCTGTTTCAGGCCAGCTGGGACAACGCCGTTTATCGCGCACTGGTGCTACTGGTCATCGCCTGCCCGTGTGCACTGGTGATTTCCACGCCCGTCAGCATCGTTGCAGCACTGGCAGCGGCTGCTCGAAATGGCGTACTGATCAAAGGGGGTGTCTTTGTTGAAACACCCGCTCATCTGCAAGCACTGGCGCTGGATAAGACAGGCACACTCACACGGGGCAGACCAGTGGTCACGAAAATTGTCCCCCTGAATGGACACACCGAATCGGAATTACTCGAACGGGCAGCCGCGCTGGAATCGCACAGCAATCACCCCCTGGCAGTCGCCATTCTGGATGCTGCCGCAGAACAACAGGTCTCCTATCAGGCAGCCGAAGATTATCAGATCATTCAAGGCAAAGGCGCGACTGCAACTATTCAAGGCAGAGAATTCTGGCTGGGCTCGCATCGCTACCTGGAAGAACGAAAAGAAGAAACTGCCGAAGTCCATCAGCAGTTGGAAGCTCTTTCAAACGCCGGCCAGACGGTGGTGGTCATTGGTAATGAATCCCATGTCTGTGGATTCATTGCATTGGCCGACCAGGTACGTGAGACGTCAGCGGCTGTGGTCAGAGACCTGCATCAGGCGGGCATTAAACAGCTGGTGATGCTCACCGGCGATAACGCGGGCACGGCGCAGGCAGTCGCGAACGAAGTGGGCATGGATCAGGTGCATTCCGAATTACTGCCGGAAGATAAAGTCGCTGTCATCGAAGCGCTGGTACAAGAATTTGAATACGTGGCGATGGTAGGTGACGGCGTGAATGATGCCCCTGCGATGAGCCGCGCCAGTCTGGGCATCGCCATGGGAGCGGCCGGCAGTGATGTCGCGATTGAATCAGCCGACATCGCTCTGATGACTGATGACCTCACCAGGATCCCCTGGTTGATTAATCACTCACGCCGTACCTTAAAGATCATACGCCAGAACATCATCTTTGCTCTGAGCATTAAAGTCCTGTTCATGCTGCTGATGCTGATGAACCACGCCTCACTCTGGGCAGCAATCGCCGCTGACATGGGAGCCTCACTGCTGGTGATTTTCAACGGTCTGCGTCTACTGCAGTCCCCCGCTGTCAACGTATCCGAAAAAAACTGA
- a CDS encoding M24 family metallopeptidase — protein sequence MSKDYLAARRKKLISLLKRRGAEAILITSETNVTYLTGFSGDSSFLLIGKGQTVLISDGRYTTQLEEECPDLDVHIRKATESMITAVQQVLKKSHLPKLGFESHIVTCELLDAMSGISPAAQWIPISGMVEELRMIKDASEIQEIREAVQQAQRGFEVFRAMLTPEMTELQGAHELEHAMRRFGARQAAFDPIVAVGERAALPHAMPTEKLLADSPFLLVDWGAMTQKGYRSDLTRMIVHGRPPAKLEKVYQTVLKAQRAAIKAIRPGVLCQDVDRVARAVIEKAGYGKQFTHSLGHGIGLDIHEGPRLGGNVATELKPGMIVTVEPGIYLPGWGGVRIEDDVLVTRNGHEVMTSVPKDYESASL from the coding sequence ATGAGTAAAGATTATCTGGCTGCCCGTAGAAAGAAACTGATTTCACTGCTGAAACGCAGGGGCGCCGAGGCAATACTGATTACCAGTGAAACCAACGTTACATATTTGACCGGATTCAGCGGGGATTCGAGTTTCCTGCTGATCGGCAAAGGGCAGACGGTGTTGATCAGTGACGGGCGGTACACGACCCAGTTGGAAGAAGAATGTCCGGATCTGGACGTCCACATTCGTAAAGCGACCGAGTCGATGATCACCGCGGTGCAGCAGGTGCTCAAGAAGTCGCATCTGCCTAAATTGGGGTTTGAAAGCCATATTGTGACCTGTGAATTGCTGGATGCGATGAGTGGCATTTCTCCCGCCGCGCAGTGGATTCCAATTTCAGGGATGGTGGAAGAACTGCGGATGATCAAAGATGCGTCGGAAATTCAGGAGATCCGCGAAGCCGTTCAGCAGGCACAGCGCGGCTTCGAAGTGTTTCGGGCGATGTTGACGCCGGAAATGACAGAGCTGCAGGGAGCCCACGAACTGGAACATGCAATGCGACGGTTTGGTGCCCGGCAGGCGGCCTTCGATCCGATTGTCGCTGTGGGAGAGCGGGCTGCATTACCGCATGCGATGCCGACGGAAAAGCTGCTTGCTGACTCGCCATTTTTGCTGGTGGACTGGGGGGCGATGACTCAGAAAGGTTATCGCAGTGATCTCACCCGTATGATTGTTCACGGTCGTCCGCCTGCCAAGCTGGAAAAAGTGTATCAGACCGTCCTGAAGGCACAACGGGCGGCGATCAAAGCGATACGTCCCGGGGTTCTCTGCCAGGATGTGGATCGGGTGGCGCGCGCCGTCATCGAAAAAGCTGGTTATGGTAAGCAGTTCACGCATAGTCTCGGGCATGGGATCGGGCTGGATATCCATGAAGGTCCTCGACTCGGGGGAAACGTAGCGACTGAGCTCAAGCCGGGCATGATCGTGACAGTGGAGCCGGGTATTTATCTGCCCGGCTGGGGAGGCGTGCGAATTGAGGATGATGTGCTGGTCACGCGGAATGGACATGAGGTTATGACCAGTGTCCCCAAAGATTATGAATCAGCTTCGCTTTGA
- the accB gene encoding acetyl-CoA carboxylase biotin carboxyl carrier protein: MAKNEVPKGEPFDLEKLQTLFEMMEKHGLTEVNLKRGEETWKLRRGPQETVSMVPAPMHHAAPAPMAAPAPVAAPAPPAEAAPAADTGPVIKSPTVGTFYASPSPDDPPFVSVGSKVGADTIVCIVEAMKVFNQIPAEMNGTITEILVKDGEAVEFGQPLYRISQG, from the coding sequence ATGGCAAAAAACGAGGTGCCGAAAGGCGAGCCTTTCGATTTGGAAAAACTTCAGACTCTGTTTGAAATGATGGAAAAGCACGGACTGACCGAGGTCAATCTGAAGCGCGGTGAAGAGACCTGGAAATTGCGTCGTGGGCCACAGGAGACCGTTTCGATGGTTCCGGCACCGATGCATCATGCAGCTCCTGCTCCCATGGCAGCTCCAGCTCCCGTTGCGGCTCCAGCGCCTCCGGCAGAAGCAGCACCCGCTGCGGATACCGGTCCCGTGATCAAGAGTCCGACCGTGGGGACATTCTATGCTTCTCCCAGCCCTGACGATCCCCCGTTTGTCAGCGTAGGTTCCAAGGTGGGGGCTGATACCATTGTCTGTATCGTCGAAGCGATGAAAGTCTTCAATCAGATTCCCGCTGAGATGAATGGCACGATTACGGAGATTCTGGTGAAAGATGGCGAAGCGGTCGAATTCGGCCAGCCTCTGTACCGAATCTCCCAGGGCTGA
- the accC gene encoding acetyl-CoA carboxylase biotin carboxylase subunit, which yields MFQRILVANRGEIALRVIRACHEMGIETVAVFSEADRGAHYLSLADEAICIGPPSATDSYLMINRIISAAEIGNVQAIHPGYGFLAENAHFAEVCRSCNIEFIGPPHEAMAKLGDKVSAREIAKSANVHVSPGTEGLVTNEAEAIKVAKEIGYPVLIKATAGGGGKGMRVARNDISLKAGLKAAAAEAEAAFKNAGVYIEKYIENPRHIEVQIMADNHGNVVHLWERDCSLQRRHQKLVEESPAPHLPHSVREDICKAACRLIETAGYTNAGTVEFLVGPDNQFYFIEVNARIQVEHPVSELVTGIDLIKQQIRVAAGEKLDLKQKNIPCQGSAIELRINAEDPENDFRGSPGKITRLRVPGGPGVRFDSHIYEGYTVGPYYDSLIGKLIVHRPTREESLACMRRCLDEFVIEGVKTTIPLAKKIFNHSAFIEGKVDTTFIERTW from the coding sequence ATGTTTCAAAGAATACTGGTTGCAAACCGAGGTGAGATCGCACTGCGGGTGATTCGTGCCTGTCATGAAATGGGAATCGAAACTGTTGCGGTTTTCAGTGAAGCAGATCGGGGCGCACATTATCTTTCGCTGGCCGACGAAGCGATCTGTATTGGACCGCCGTCTGCGACGGACAGCTATCTGATGATCAATCGGATTATCAGCGCTGCAGAAATCGGTAATGTGCAGGCCATTCATCCCGGTTATGGATTCCTGGCCGAAAACGCACACTTCGCAGAAGTCTGCCGCAGCTGCAATATCGAGTTCATCGGCCCTCCCCATGAAGCGATGGCAAAGCTCGGCGATAAAGTCTCAGCCCGTGAAATCGCCAAGTCAGCCAACGTGCATGTCTCACCGGGGACCGAAGGTCTGGTGACGAATGAAGCAGAGGCGATCAAGGTAGCCAAAGAGATTGGTTACCCCGTGCTGATCAAAGCGACCGCCGGTGGTGGTGGTAAAGGGATGCGGGTCGCCCGCAACGATATTTCACTGAAAGCCGGTCTCAAAGCTGCTGCTGCGGAAGCGGAAGCAGCCTTCAAAAATGCTGGCGTCTATATCGAAAAATACATCGAAAATCCCCGGCACATCGAAGTGCAGATTATGGCTGACAATCACGGCAATGTGGTTCACCTCTGGGAGCGTGACTGCAGTCTGCAGCGGCGTCACCAGAAGCTGGTGGAAGAGAGCCCGGCTCCCCACCTGCCACACTCGGTTCGTGAAGATATCTGTAAAGCCGCCTGTCGATTGATTGAAACAGCCGGTTATACGAATGCTGGTACGGTTGAGTTTCTCGTCGGACCCGACAACCAGTTTTACTTCATCGAAGTCAATGCCCGGATTCAGGTCGAACACCCGGTCAGCGAACTTGTGACCGGCATCGATTTGATCAAACAGCAAATACGTGTTGCTGCCGGAGAAAAACTGGACCTGAAGCAGAAAAATATTCCCTGCCAGGGATCGGCTATCGAACTCCGTATCAATGCGGAAGATCCCGAAAATGATTTTCGTGGGTCACCCGGCAAAATCACCAGGTTGCGGGTTCCCGGCGGTCCGGGTGTCCGGTTTGACTCGCATATTTATGAGGGGTACACCGTGGGCCCTTATTATGATTCTCTGATTGGCAAACTGATTGTGCATCGTCCGACCCGTGAAGAGTCGCTGGCCTGTATGAGACGTTGCCTGGATGAGTTCGTGATTGAAGGGGTCAAGACGACGATTCCTCTGGCGAAGAAGATCTTTAATCACTCGGCGTTCATTGAGGGTAAAGTCGATACCACGTTTATCGAACGAACCTGGTAA
- a CDS encoding 6-phosphofructokinase, translated as MRVGILTGGGDCPGLNPVIRGAVRVICNAGGEVYGLLEGWRGAIEGNYIELNSENTDDIIFKGGTILGSSRTNPYKNEEEDVPKVLATLEKLGLDCLIAIGGDDTLGVASKLWNDHKAPVIGCPKTIDNDLSSTDVTFGFDTSINTVMEAVDRLRTTAESHRRIMVVETMGRHAGWIALFSGLATAADYTLVPEIPIEMDRMIEVLKRRRANGKMYGIVIVSEGAQFTEEAGVTTQDGEVDDFGHVKLGGIGETVARMIEERTGFETRHVTLGHLQRGGSPSAADRVLGTRCGVHAGWLALKHHFGYMVALRGTQIVPVALADAVGEMRALEKNFLEEAEVFLQ; from the coding sequence ATGAGAGTTGGTATTTTAACGGGTGGTGGAGATTGTCCTGGTTTGAACCCGGTGATTCGTGGTGCCGTACGCGTCATCTGCAATGCGGGCGGCGAAGTGTATGGTCTGCTGGAAGGCTGGCGCGGTGCGATTGAAGGTAACTACATCGAACTGAATTCGGAAAACACAGACGACATCATCTTCAAGGGGGGAACCATCCTGGGGTCTTCCCGTACCAACCCTTATAAAAATGAAGAAGAAGATGTACCCAAGGTACTGGCGACATTGGAAAAACTGGGCCTGGACTGTCTGATTGCCATCGGCGGTGATGATACACTGGGCGTGGCCAGCAAACTCTGGAACGATCATAAAGCACCCGTGATCGGCTGCCCCAAGACCATTGATAACGACCTGAGTTCGACCGATGTGACGTTCGGTTTCGATACGTCTATCAACACCGTCATGGAAGCCGTTGACCGTCTGCGGACGACTGCCGAATCACATCGTCGTATCATGGTTGTCGAAACCATGGGACGACACGCTGGCTGGATCGCGCTGTTCTCCGGTCTGGCGACTGCCGCCGATTACACGCTGGTCCCCGAGATTCCGATCGAAATGGACCGCATGATCGAAGTTCTGAAAAGGCGTCGTGCTAACGGCAAAATGTACGGCATTGTGATTGTCAGTGAAGGCGCCCAGTTTACTGAAGAGGCTGGCGTCACCACCCAGGACGGCGAAGTCGATGATTTCGGTCACGTCAAACTGGGCGGCATTGGCGAAACCGTTGCCCGCATGATTGAAGAACGAACCGGTTTTGAAACTCGTCACGTCACCCTCGGTCACCTGCAGCGGGGTGGTTCACCCAGCGCCGCTGACCGTGTACTGGGAACACGTTGCGGCGTACACGCCGGCTGGCTGGCTCTGAAGCATCATTTCGGTTACATGGTCGCGCTGCGGGGAACACAGATTGTTCCCGTTGCTCTGGCAGACGCTGTCGGTGAAATGCGGGCCCTCGAAAAGAACTTCCTGGAAGAAGCAGAAGTCTTCCTGCAATAA